In the Microcaecilia unicolor chromosome 10, aMicUni1.1, whole genome shotgun sequence genome, one interval contains:
- the COPG2 gene encoding coatomer subunit gamma-2, translating to MIKKFDKKDEESGSGSNPFQHLEKSAVLQEARIFNETPINPRRCLHILTKILYLLNQGEHFGTTEATEAFFAMTRLFQSNDQTLRRMCYLTIKEMANISEDVIIVTSSLTKDMTGKEDVYRGPAIRALCRITDGTMLQAIERYMKQAIVDKVPSVSSSALVSSLHMMKISYDVVKRWINEAQEAASSDNIMVQYHALGLLYYLRKNDRLAVSKMLNKFTKCGLKSPFAYCMLIRIASRLLEEADEGHNSPLFDFIESCLRNKHEMVIYEAASAIIHLPNCTARELAPAVSVLQLFCSSPKPALRYAAVRTLNKVAMKHPSAVTACNLDLENLITDSNRSIATLAITTLLKTGSESSVDRLMKQISSFVSEISDEFKVVVVQAISALCQKYPRKHSVLMTFLSNMLRDDGGFEYKRAIVDCIIGIIEENPESKESGLAHLCEFIEDCEHTVLATKILHLLGREGPRTPTPSKYIRFIFNRVVLENEAVRAAAVSALAKFGAQNENLLPSVLVLLQRCMMDSDDEVRDRATFYLNVLKERQVVLNANYVFNALTVSILGLEKALHHYTLEPSEKPFDMKTVPLATTPFFEQKPEIAPITSKPEKMAPTRQDIFQEQLAAIPEFRNLGPLFKSSEPIQLTEAETEYFVRCIKHVFTGHIVFQFDCTNTLNDQLLERVTVQMEASDAYEVIQYVAAPSLSYNQPGMCYTLVRLPEDEPTAVSCTFNCTMKFVVRDCDPSTGLPDDDGYDDEYVLEDLEVTLADHVQKVLKPSFAAAWEEMGDEFEKEETFALSSVKTLEEAVNNIIKFLGMQPCERSDKVAENKNSHTLYLAGVYRGGYDILLRSRLALADGVTMQVTVRSKDETPVDVILASVG from the exons GTAGTGGCTCCAATCCTTTTCAACACCTGGAGAAAAGCGCTGTCCTTCAAGAG GCTCGTATCTTCAATGAGACTCCCATTAATCCCAGGAGATGTCTACATATTCTGACAAAGATTCTTTACTTACTGAACCAG GGTGAACATTTTGGGACCACTGAAGCCACAGAGGCCTTCTTTGCAATGACCCGCTTATTCCAGTCTAATGAC CAAACCCTGAGAAGAATGTGCTACCTGACCATCAAGGAAATGGCAAACATCTCTGAGGATGTCATTATTGTCACCAGCAG CCTGACCAAAGACATGACCGGGAAGGAAGACGTTTATCGAGGCCCAGCCATCCGAGCACTCTGCAGGATCACTGAC GGGACCATGCTACAGGCCATTGAGAGGTACATGAAACAGGCCATTGTGGATAAAGTACCCAGTGTGTCCAGCTCTGCATTAGTGTCATCCCTG CATATGATGAAGATTAGTTATGATGTGGTGAAACGTTGGATCAATGAAGCACAAGAAGCAGCATCTAGTGATAATATTATGGTTCAG TACCATGCCTTGGGTCTGCTGTACTACCTACGCAAGAACGACCGACTGGCAGTCTCCAAGATGCTGAATAAATTCACCAAGTGTGGGCTGAAGTCACCGTTTGCATACTGCATGCTGATCCGCATTGCCAGTCGGCTTCTAGAAGAGGCTGATGAGGG GCACAACAGTCCTTTATTTGACTTCATTGAGAGCTGCCTCCGTAATAAACACGAAATGGTTATCTATGAAGCTGCATCTGCCATCATCCACCTTCCAAACTGTACAGCTAGGGAGCTGGCACCTGCTGTCTCAG TGTTGCAGCTTTTCTGTAGTTCTCCCAAACCTGCACTAAGGTATGCAGCTGTAAGGACTCTGAACAAG GTGGCAATGAAACACCCATCAGCAGTCACTGCTTGCAACCTGGATCTGGAAAATTTAATCACAGACTCCAACCGCAGTATCGCTACTCTTGCTATCACCACGCTGCTGAAGACTGGCAGTGAGAGCAGCGTGGACCGACtcatgaaacagatttcctcctTTGTATCCGAAATATCAGATGAATTCAAA GTGGTGGTAGTTCAAGCGATCAGTGCATTATGCCAGAAGTACCCCAGGAAACACAGCGTCCTGATGACCTTCCTCTCAAACATGCTGCGGGATGAT GGTGGGTTTGAGTACAAGCGAGCCATTGTAGATTGTATTATTGGCATCATTGAAGAGAATCCTGAGAGCAAGGAGTCTGGTCTGGCTCACCTCTGTGAATTTATCGAGGACTGTGAACACACCGTGCTGGCTACCAAGATCCTGCACCTGTTGGGCCGAGAGGGGCCGAGGACCCCAACGCCATCCAAATACATCCGGTTCATCTTCAACAGAGTGGTGTTGGAGAATGAGGCTGTCAGGGCGG CTGCTGTTAGTGCGTTGGCCAAATTTGGTGCCCAAAATGAGAACCTTCTTCCCAGCGTACTGGTCCTGTTACAGAG GTGCATGATGGACAGTGATGATGAGGTGCGGGACCGGGCAACCTTTTACCTGAACGTGCTGAAAGAGCGACAGGTGGTTCTGAACGCCAACTATGTATTCAACG CTCTGACTGTGTCCATTCTTGGACTGGAAAAAGCTTTGCACCATTACACCCTGGAGCCGTCCGAGAAACCCTTTGACATGAAGACAGTTCCACTGGCCACCACTCCATTCTTTGAACAGAAGCCAG AAATTGCCCCCATTACCAGTAAGCCTGAGAAGATGGCCCCAACTCGGCAGGACATATTCCAAG AGCAACTGGCCGCCATTCCTGAGTTCAGAAACTTGGGTCCATTGTTTAAGTCGTCTGAGCCCATCCAGCTGACAGAAGCTGAGACGGAATATTTTGTTCGCTGCATTAAGCACGTCTTCACGGGTCACATTGTTTTCCAG TTCGACTGCACAAATACTTTGAATGACCAGTTATTAGAACGGGTCACAGTGCAGATGGAGGCGTCAGATGCTTATGAAGTCATCCAGTACGTGGCAGCCCCCAGCCTCTCTTACAACCAGCCAGGGATGTGTTACACCCTCGTCAGACTGCCTGAGGATGAGCCCACTGCAG TATCCTGCACGTTTAACTGTACTATGAAGTTTGTGGTGCGAGACTGTGACCCAAGCACTGGGCTGCCGGATGACGACGGTTATGATGATGAATATGTG CTGGAGGACCTGGAGGTGACTCTGGCTGACCATGTGCAGAAAGTTCTGAAGCCCAGCTTTGCAGCAGCCTGGGAGGAGATGGGAGATGAGTTTGAGAAGGAGGAGACCTTTGCTCTGAGTTCTGTTAAAACACTGGAAG AGGCCGTGAATAACATTATCAAGTTTCTGGGAATGCAGCCATGTGAGAGGTCAGATAAAGTGGCTGAGAACAAAAACTCCCACACACTCTATCTTGCTG GTGTGTATCGCGGTGGGTATGACATCCTGCTGCGGTCCCGGCTTGCTCTGGCAGATGGTGTCACCATGCAGGTGACGGTCAGAAGTAAAGATGAAACACCTGTGGATGTTATTCTTGCCTCAGTTGGTTAA